TCACTAAGACGACTTGCGCCCCAAACAATGAAAGGTGGTAAAACATCAAAACCTACAAAGCGCAGAATTCCGTGGTTAATTGGATAAAGAATGGTGTGAATATCGCCATTGATACCAATTTCAGTGTACATAGTTAAAGGTCCACCAGTTGTCAAAGACAGCATGGCTTTTTTACCTTTAAACGCGCCGTTGTCATACCACTTGCCATTTCCATAAATTTTCCCCAATGCAAAAACTTTATCAACCCAACCTTTTAAAATAGCGGGAAATCCAAACCACCATAAAGGAAACTGAAAGATAAGCACGTCGCACCAATCCAGTTTTTCCATTTCTGCTTTGATGTCCGCCGCAAAGCCATCCACTTCTGTTGCGTGCAATTCTTCTGCTTGCTGTTTGTAGTGGTCGGGGTTGGT
This sequence is a window from Scytonema hofmannii PCC 7110. Protein-coding genes within it:
- a CDS encoding NAD(P)H-dependent oxidoreductase, with amino-acid sequence MNFFIVYAHPEPKSFNGALTSHAKKALEAAGHKTIISDLYAMQFNPVSDRRNFISETNPDHYKQQAEELHATEVDGFAADIKAEMEKLDWCDVLIFQFPLWWFGFPAILKGWVDKVFALGKIYGNGKWYDNGAFKGKKAMLSLTTGGPLTMYTEIGINGDIHTILYPINHGILRFVGFDVLPPFIVWGASRLSDERRQIYLEQYQNRLLTIDRVPAIVYPSLDDFDETFQLKTSEIIIEG